A genomic region of Elaeis guineensis isolate ETL-2024a chromosome 9, EG11, whole genome shotgun sequence contains the following coding sequences:
- the LOC105051053 gene encoding uncharacterized protein, producing MANSRLRFLLPLLLVAILFATPAIGSSDAPFMVAHKKVSFARLKTGVERVSVSIDLYNEGSTTAYDVSLSDDSWSQDMFELVSGDISKTWERLDAGSTASHSFILESKVKGMFHGSPAVIKFRVPTKAAMQEAYSTPILPLDILADRPPEKKFEWAKRLLAKYGSLVSVLLLVIMFIYVIATPSKSSAAKASKKRR from the exons ATGGCGAACTCGAGATTGAGGTTTCTCCTCCCCCTCCTTCTCGTGGCTATTCTCTTCGCCACGCCGGCGATCGGGAGCTCCGACGCGCCCTTCATGGTGGCGCACAAGAAGGTCAGCTTTGCCCGGCTCAAGACCGGCGTGGAACGCGTCTCCGTCTCGATCGACCTCTACAACGAAGGATCCAC GACTGCTTATGATGTGAGCCTTAGTGATGATAGTTGGTCTCAAGATATGTTCGAACTTGTCTCTGGCGACATATCAAAGACATGGGAAAGGCTTGATGC TGGTTCCACTGCCTCTCATTCATTTATTTTGGAGTCAAAAGTGAAGGGCATGTTCCATGGTTCTCCCGCTGTCATCAAATTTCGTGTACCCACAAAGGCTGCAATGCAG GAGGCTTattctacccccattctgccactAGACATTCTTGCTGACAGGCCTCCTGAAAAGAAGTTTGAATGG GCAAAG AGGCTTCTGGCTAAATATGGATCACTTGTGTCAGTTCTGTTGTTGGTGATAATGTTCATTTATGTGATTGCAACACCATCAAAATCCAGTGCTGCAAAAGCAAGCAAGAAGAGGCGCTGA